Below is a window of Scyliorhinus torazame isolate Kashiwa2021f chromosome 21, sScyTor2.1, whole genome shotgun sequence DNA.
CCAAACTCTAAAAAGAAAAGGCGTATTTGAAATACTTGTAGAGAGGGgcggcacggaggcgcagtggttagcactgctgcctcacaacatggcggacccatacagcaagccggccccaacaatataggcccccccagatTGCGTGCGCCCACCGACCGGTACCCTGACAGTCCtggagcacccccccacccccggtgacggatcccctgctccccccaccagggcggccgaggCAGCTGCCACTccaagtgcccgccgggtggaaccatgttagaaccacgctggcctctttcaatggccgtcGACCGCGGCGCATCGACCGCACGCGCGACTGGGCTGATTCTCCCGTCCCCATTGGGCACCCTCAATTTATTTTTTACAAATGAAACCCCGGTGGAAGATTGTTTGCGACTGGCCTCTCTGCAGCTAGGATCTGGGTCTGTCGGTGAGATTTTACAGAGTTGGGTCTTGGAGAATTTCCTGTTGATCCCTGATGTAATTTTATGAGTTGGGTCCCATGGCATTCCCCTCACTGACACCAGAACAATCCAGGGTCACCCCGGATAATAGCGATACCATAAAGAATAacaggggctgggttagcacagggctaaatcgctggctttgaaagcagaccaaggcaggccagcagcacggttcaattcccgtaacagcctccccgaacaggtgccggaatgtggcgactaggggcttttcgcagtaacttcatttgaagcctacttgtgacaataagcggttttcatttcaattCAGAAGCTTTTTACAAATCCAAATTAACTCATCATGTACACGTGTCTGCCCTGCAGATTCTTTGACCGCAACCATATCCTCTCCAGGAGCCAGACACACTCGTACCCAGCGGGCATCAACTTTATTAACAGAGGCAGAATAAAAATAAACGAGGGAATGATGCTAAACCCTTTGTAAATCACTGGCTAATCCCCAGCTGAAATAGTCTCCCATCCGAGATAGTATGTTTTAGGaatggagtggacctgggtaggttgctctttgggagggtcagctctcactcgatgggccgaatggcctccttctgcactgccgggattctatggttttatgaATCGTGTCAAGGCCTCGCATTGTGCGAGAGCGATTTACCAGAATGGAACCAGCGATGAAGACTTCACTCGGTGTGCGGCGACTGGAGAGTTTGGGATTGTTCTGCTCAGAGCCGAGAGGGTTAAGAGGGAGATTTAAATCGAGGCGGGTGTTCAAAGTCAGGAAGGGTTTGGACAGAGTAAATGAGGGGAAAGTTTCTGAAGCGGCAGGAGACTCAATCACCAGAGAATGAAGACAATCAGTAAAAGAAGCAGGTGGTGAGAGGAGGGGAATGTTTTATGCAGCAGGTTGTGATATGGGGAAGGCgatagaagcagattcaataagaaCTGTCGAAAGGGAATTGGAGAAACCAGCGAGAGGAGCTGCGTGGATAACTCTTTCAAAAAGCCCGGACAGACATGGCCGATTGGCCAACTCCTGAGTTTATCATTCTACAATTATACAACTCTGCATCTAACGTAACATTTATTGTGAAGATCGTGAAGAGAGACGGGCAGTAGATTTGGAAATTATTTGAAGTGGGTTACAGAGTCAACATTGCAGACATCGCAAAACTTAAACAAGAAATGGGTTGTGTGTCTGTTTGACCCGCGCTCCCAATACTTGGCAAACCTAATTCTTTATtcattttttatttttccaattaaggggcaatttagcggggccaatccaccgaccctgcacatctttgggttgtgggggtgagactcacgcaggcacggggagaatgtgcaaactccacacggacagtgacccagagccgggatcgaacctgggacctcggcgccgcgaggccgcagtactaaccactgtgccgccctcatttCATTATTAATGCTCTTTGCGTCGATGCGCCCAGCCACTCACTACGACTGCCACCAGTCTGTAAGTAAGGCTGTAAAATGTTTTGCACAAAGATGTTCACAGCAACATTTTCAATGTTACTCTGTGACTGTGGCCACAGAAAGTCAGGTTCCTCGGTGCGAAGATAACCTTAAAATTTGAGCCAGGCTATTCAGGGGCATTGCCACGAAGCACTTCACACAaagaggaattggaaatgcagaacTCCCTCCTGTTGATGCTGGGCGagttcaattgaaaatttcaaaactggttcatagattcttgttgggtaaggagtgtggtattatcataacggtaagaactgcaagggttaattaaGTGTCTCGAGtacccactagagggagctacagttacaagtatgtaAGGCATTGATGCTCTAAGCCttgtggggagtgtgtgcaggagttagctcgagagagtcagaagtacaaatagtgtgagtgagagcagatcatagtttatatcagtattaatgttaataatcaactgtgtattctttaggagtacgtgccaaatccaaattagtagttttaataaatgtatagcttcgGTTAAGTTCAAGctaatttgtggtctttgtgaacactacgccaactatcctgaatttagcaaaacaaagaacaccacaaggaaATTAAACGATACAGAACCGAGGTGGGGAAGATGGAGTTGAGGCATAATCGGATTGGAATGGTGAATAGTCTCCTCCCCTTCCAATGGGAATGTTTACATAGACAGGACCAATTCCCAATGTGACAGGAATTCAGGGCGGTAAACGATCCGTTCACCCTGTGTTAGGCTGGATTTGATCTCTCCCGGAACCAAGGTTTTTTTTGAGCAGATTCTTTCTTTATTTCCACAGCTTTTAACGTCACCCTGGTGAATGAAGCCAACAGTGGGATTGTTGGAAATACCCGCTCAATGTCCGCAATCATTACTCTGCCTCCCTGTTTATTCTCAAACCAGGCGTTCACAGTCATTGTAACAAACAGCAGCGGCGGGCCAGGTATCTTTAACCCTCCTCAATTCCTTATCTAATGTAATGTTGTGGTCGGTTTTTGTTCCACTGAAACCGTTTCTTCACCTTGCTCTTCCAGGACCAGTCCAGAGTGGGTTTACCAGGCCAATCTGTCGATTTAGACGAGGATTGATCAATCTTATATCCAACGCTAATGGGATCTCAACAACATTGAACCTGGGTTACAGAGTTACAAATCTCAAACCAGCGACGGGATACAAGTAAGTGTTAAATCTCGCGGGGAGAATTATAAACAGCAAAGATGCCCGGCTCAGAGGATCACTGGCCAGCGGTGGGGTGTTCTAGACCTGCCGCTGTTAACGGGGTTTTCCCATTGGGTGTTTCTCCGCTTTGCCAGGGAACCCCTGGCGGGGATGCACCGTCAGTGGGACCGGGAGATCCCTCCGGCGCAAACGGTCAGAACGTTCCGGAATGGTCTcccaagccactcggttcaagggcaattaggcattgggcaataaatgctgagctcGCCAGCTCCCTCAATGCCTCCCCTTCACCTTCCCACGTCTACTCCGAATCCCACACTCTCCCTACCACCCCTCTGCTCTCAACACCCGCCCTCTCCGTTCTTTCTCCCTGATTCAATCTGGCTCCCTGTTTCGTTAGATAATTCCTGCcattttccctctctccccctctgtcccattccctgtgtctctccgtgtctctgtctgggcgggattctcaaaatggaggcagtgtccgcgccgtcgtgaatgccttcgcgtttcatgatggcgcgaaaTGGGCACGGGCACTGCCGATTCTGGCCCCCAGAGAGGGCCAGCACGTTGCTGGAGTGGCTCAcggcactccagcctcccttcccggtgcaaaCTGGGCGccccaccaacccgcgcatgcacgggggactttctcaacgcgccggccccgacgcaacatggctcaggggttcaggggccggtcgcgtaacaaaatagggccggggctggagaggccggcccgctgatcggtgggccccaatcgcgggccagacccaatcggaggccccccccggtgaaggagccaccctttgatctgttctgttatcctgtttcatcgttccagtagtttgtgtaTAATGTTCAttctgttgttggtgtgacaccctatttctctgcaccaggcaccttcccgtgtaaatagattagcctcatgtacatagtcatgtaaataacacgctcgcacatagtcaggtacattcactacacgatatttattgtcacgcaggcacatgttctttatataaaaggggggatgtcataatatacaccagcatatcatggtgcagacacacactgatggacatgcagtgggaccaatcagcatacacaacaccgcagccaatcaccagtgagagcacacgcactataaagacaggggacaggagagttcccgctcattctagtagcagccagctcggagcacagagctcacagcctgcaacacagacattcaccatgtgctgagtgcatcacctggttaggactaggcaagggtcaacagttaaagctggtattgcatttacccacagttcaagtatgttaatatagttaaccttataataaaatagagttgcaccacttccagtgttggtatcctgtttgtgatccagaacacccaacacatcatctctgtctctctctcgctgcctctctctctctgtctctctctctctctgtctctctctctatgtctctctctctctgtctctctctttctgtctctctctcactgtctctttctctctctgcctctctctccatctctctctctctttctctctctctgtctgtctctctctgtctgtctgtctcgttctctctctatctctctctctctgcctctctctctttgtctctctctctttctgcctctctctctctgtctctctctctctgtctctctctctctgtctgttactccctctctctctctctctgtctctctctctctctctgtctctctctctctgtctctctctctctgtctgtttctccctctctgcctctctctctgtttctccatctctctgtgcctctctctctctcggtctgtttctctctctctgtctctctctctgtctctctatctctctctctgtgcccctctctctctgcctctctctgtctctctgtgcccctctctctctgcctctctctctctgtctctctctctgtctctctctctctgtctgtttctctctctctgtctctctctctgtctctctctctctgtctgtctgtctcactctctctctctctctgtctctctctctctgtctgtttctctctctctctgtctctatctctctctctgtgcctctctctccttctctctctctgtctctctctctctctctctgtctgtttcactctctctgtctctctctctctctgtacctctctctctctgactctctctctctctctctctgtgtgcctctctctctctctgtctctctctctctctctgtctctctctccctatctgtttctctctctctgtctctctctctctgtctctctctctctgtctgtttctctctctctgtctctctctctgtaactctctctctctctgtctctctctctctctctgtacctctctctctccctgtctgtttctctctctctgtctctctctctctctctgtctctctctctctgtctgtttctctctctctgtctctctgtctctctctctctgtacctctctctctctgtctctctgtctctctcactctctgtacctctctctgtcgctctctctctgtctctctctccctgtctgtttctctctctctctgtctctctctctgtctctctctctctgtctgtttctccctctctgcctctctctctgtttctccatctctctgtgcctctctctctctcggtctgtttctctctctctgtctctctctctgtctctctatctctctctctgtgcccctctctctctgcctctctctgtctctctgtgcccctctctctctgcctctctctctctgtctctctctctgtctctctctctctgtctgtttctctctctctgtctctctctctgtctctctctctctgtctgtctgtctcactctctctctctctctgtctctctctctctgtctgtttctctctctctctgtctctatctctctctctgtgcctctctctccttctctctctctgtctctctctctctctctctgtctgtttcactctctctgtctctctctctctctgtacctctctctctctgactctctctctctctctctctgtgtgcctctctctctctctgtctctctctctctctctgtctctctctccctatctgtttctctctctctgtctctctctctctgtctctctctctctgtctgtttctctctctctgtctctctctctgtaactctctctctctctgtctctctctctctctctgtacctctctctctccctgtctgtttctctctctctgtctctctctctctctctgtctctctctctctgtctgtttctctctctctgtctctctgtctctctctctctgtacctctctctctctgtctctctcactctctgtacctctctctgtcgctctctctctgtctctctctccctgtctgtttctctctctctctgtctctctctctgtctctctctctctggctgtttctctctctctgtctctctctctgtctctctctctcgctctctctctgtctgtctgtctctctctctgtctctctctgtgtctgtttctctctctctctgtctctctctctgtctctctatctctctctctctctgtgcctctctctctctgtctctctctctgtgcctttctctctctatctctctatctctctctctctgtctgcttctctctctctgtctctctctctgtctctctctctctctctctgtctctctctctgtctctctgtctgtttctctctctctgtctctctctctgtctctctctctgtgcctctctctgtgcctctctctctctgtctctctctctgtctctctctctcggtctgtttctctctctctgtctctctctctctgcctctctctctctctctctctgtctctctctctctgtctctctctctgtctgtttctctctctctgtctctctctctgtctctctctctgtctgtctcactctctctctctgcctctctctctctgtctgtttctctctctctctgtctctctctctgtctctctatctctctctctgtgcctctctctctct
It encodes the following:
- the upk2 gene encoding uroplakin-2 encodes the protein MRLLILLALTSITHAGSFNVTLVNEANSGIVGNTRSMSAIITLPPCLFSNQAFTVIVTNSSGGPGPVQSGFTRPICRFRRGLINLISNANGISTTLNLGYRVTNLKPATGYNVVFRATNQESNPVAIFTTSPTEFSKIDAGFAGRSGAMIVITVLLVIAMVLLIVLLIVSIVVRR